GAAGGAAGGGCCCATGGTGCATATCGCGAGTTGCTTGGGTAAGTGTTACACTATTGTCATTACCACGGTTCTTTGACGACACTTACTCGTATGACTAAAGaaacttaagtttttataaGATCGTATCACTCTCTGGCCGCCGGCTGGCCGGCTGGCTGGTTTGTAACCGTACTAGTACACGATTGTCTAGTAAACAGTAACAGTACAAGTACTATACTCGTAGTTATTTATATAAGATCGTATCACTCTCTGGCCGCCGGCTGGCTGGTTTGTAACCGTACTAGTACACGATTGTCTAGTAAACAGTAACGGTACAAGTACTATACTCGTAGTTATTTATATAAGATCGTATCACTCTCTGGCCGCCGGCTGGCTGGTTTGTAACCGTACTAGTACACGATTGTCTAGTAAACAGTAACAGTACAAGTACTATACTCGTAGTTATTTATATAAGATCGTATCACTCTCTGGCCGCCGGCTGGCTGGTTTGTAACCGTACTAGTACACGATTGTCTAGTAAACAGTAACGGTACAAGTACTATACTCGTAGTTATTTATATAAGATCTTATCACTCTCTGGCCGCCGGCTGGCTGGTTTGTAACCGTACTAGTACACGATTGTCTAGTAAACAGTAACAGTACAAGTACTATACTCGTAGTTATTTATATAAGATCGTATCACTCTCTGGCCGCCGGCTGGCTGGTTTGTAACCGTACTAGTACACGATTGTCTAGTAAACAGTAACAGTACAAGTACTATACTCGCAGTTATTTatataaggggtcatccattcattacatcacacgttttgggggcgggagggggtcaagaaaatgtgacatgttgtgacgtcactttaacttcatcaGTCAGTAaccgaaaatttatttaaattattatatttgctatagaacgataatcgtttttattgttttaattttctttcttaatctatttttggttataaaattactaatatttctttagtcaaaactaattaaaaaatttttattaataatacttaattcgatttgccgattacgttgaaaaaatgtgacttcACACCGGGGAGatgtttgccaaatgtgaccaagtgtgacaaggaggggtcaaagaacctagaaattcgtgtgacttaatgaatggatgacccctaatctCTGTAGCGCTGACACAGGTTACAATATTGTAGGACCTGTTAGAATATTATAAAagccattttattaaattatcccTCATGCATTTGAGTAGTCCGTCTGAGCTAacaccaagataactctgcagcgatttttatacTCGTAGCACAGACGTGCAcgtgtttgacgtttaaaatatcaCTTGCACGTGTGTGCTATTTTAAAAatgctgcagagttatcttggccTGACAGAGTTTTTGAATAAGATTTTTAGTCGGAAACCCCCAGTGTGGCACCGTCCGTGCCGATCACTGGTGATAACACTTCCACACCGCATTAGAGTCTAAGCGGAAAAAGAAGAGTCATACATTATATTGGTTTCCTTATATTGGACGAGttttctttccgcacagactctattgCAGTGTATCTTGGTCAGACTGCCTGATgacaaatatgtataaaaacagtCGTTTAGGATACCGTCACATCGTTCCAATAGCCACTTTTGGGCAGAATTTTTAATAGCTTTATTTGTGTCAGGTAACATATTGTCATATTTGTTCCCTAAATATGGGCGCAATGAGGCTAAGAAACGTGAGATCCTATCCGCCGCCGCTGCGGCGGGCGTGTCCGTCGCCTTCGGGGCGCCCATCGGCGGAGTGCTCTTCAGTCTAGAGGAGGTAACCTGTTGCATTCATATATTATTTCACCATAACCAATCGTATGTCGATATGAAGTATCAGCTCCCTaacattatattgttttttaggTATCATATTATTTCCCGCTGAAAACGCTGTGGCGCTCATTCTTTTGCGCCCTGATAGCGGCCTTTATCCTGCGCTCGATAAACCCCTTCGGCAACGAACATTCTGTCCTCTTCTTTGTGGAGTACAATAAACCGTGGATATTCTTCGAGCTGATACCATTTGTTGGGTTGGGGATTATAGGAGTAAGTTAATTAAGTCACCATACTCTAAATACAACTTCAATAAAAGTGTTTATTGCACTAACTATAGTATtcctaaattatttttaacataagtTACGGTAGTTCCCGACTAATGTTCTACGTTTGTGTCGTTCAGGGCTGCATCGCGACGATATTTATAAAGGCGAACCTGTACTGGTGTCGCTACCGCAAATACTCTAAGCTGGGCCAGTACCCGGTGACGGAGGTGCTGGCGGTGACACTGGTGACGGCCGTCATCGCGTACCCCAACCGCTACACACGCATGAACACCAGCCAGCTCATCTATCTGCTATTCAACCAGTGCGGCATCTCCAACTCCGATCCGCTATGGTCAGTTTTAATTGTTTTCCTTTTTGTCAAGATATTTTCTCATTTCACATTGTAAGGCTGCCCACTTATTTAATTCTACCTAAAAGCTTTCTTcttatttgtgttttgtatttAACTGAAGGCTCACCTAACTTGTAGCAAGGCATATTATAAATAGCATCGAATATTAACGATTTTTAATGTAACAAGGGCTTCATTATTATTCATCTTTTTAAGATCTAaatataatgagggctaccgcgtttaatttcgccgctaggggcgctagtgtagatggaggtctttcaaaatgtcaaatgcatagaatttttgggggtttcaagcgtttttatcgggaattttcactccttattcataatactgggaaatctttgtccatctttgattaatcatggtaaacaatagatataactcaataaatgttagtggttaaaAAAATTGCCAACTAAAAGATATGCAAAGTTAAACAGGTTCAAAAAATGGCACATGTATACTATAGTGTATATTAggacgtattgattttataaaaataagcatagaagaattttgagatctgtttttctggacctacatctacagtggcgccaactggtgagcacaaaaacggtagccctcattagacTAAGAGACTGTAATAATTCTGTAGGTTGAGAGACATGTTTGCCAATGTTTACCTACATAAATGTGACGTTACGTGCATGCAGCGACTACAATCGCAACTTCACGGACGTGAACTCTGCCATCGAGAAGGCGGCGGCGGGCCCGGGCGTGTACCAGGCCATCTGGCTGCTGTTCCTGGCGCTAGTGGTGAAGCTGGTCATGACGGTGTTCACCTTCGGCATCAAGGTACCCTGTGGCCTGTTCATCCCAAGCCTCGCGCTCGGTGCCATCGCCGGCCGCATCGTCGGCATTGGTAAGCGATTGACAAACTTCAGGATAGTCGGATTTGGTGTATTGTGTGATATTTGAACTGAATATCACACAATACACCAAACTATATAGTATATGATAGATGACTAGACTAgatagatatatgtatgtatgtgttgtGTAACAGGCGTGGAGCAACTGGCGTACAAGTACTCTAAGATCTGGCTGTTCTCGGGCGAGTGTTCGACGGGCGACGACTGCATCACGCCGGGGCTGTACGCCATGGTGGGCGCCGCCGCCGTTCTCGGCGGCGTCACGAGGATGACAGGTGCGCATCACCACCTTACCACTACCATCCATATTATTCACTTCACTCGTTTAACACTGCCACCAATTTGCGAAGACTATAAAGTTAACATACTATTAACTTACTACAGGGTTGGTTgtctaagggtggtattccagcTGGCCaatatctttgtccaatgtgcattacgTCTCACACTCTCATTAGGCAAAATGTGGgaagcaaatacacattggaccagcATATTGgccaggtggaataccaccctaagctAAGGTTGGCAAAAATTTGGCAATAATAACATGTACCATGTACAACAGATGTACCTACAGTCAACACAGATGTGTTTGTGCAACACATCATGTTCAAACTGTCCTGCACACGCTCTTATTATCTTAACAATAAAGATTAATTTGAACACCTGGCTAGCTCTTTTAGCTACTTGTGCTGCTAAGTGACAGGTTCTAGCTCGATACCGGTTTATACGCGATAAAGTCCGATTCATTTGTCTGAAAGTTTCTATTTAGGTGTAATACAGTAATAAATGTGTCATGATATGTCAATAAGATGTTAATGAAACGTGCGCAGTGTCACTGGTGGTGATAATGTTCGAGCTGACGGGCGGCGTGCGGTACATCGTGCCGCTGATGGCGGCGGCCATGGCGTCCAAGTGGGTGGGCGACGCGCTCGGCAGGCAGGGCATCTACGACGCGCACATCGCGCTCAACGGCTACCCCTTCCTGGACAGCAAGGACGAGTTCCAGCACACCTCGCTCGCCGCTGACGTCATGCAGCCCaagtaacacacacacacacacacacacacacactcagcACACCCAACATTCTtacgggattccaccagtgtgcgacACTGTGCAGACAAGAATTTTTGTATTGATAATGCTTACTCGAACTAAGAATTTTTCGTAACAACATAAATTGGACTCTTTTGTTCCCGAAGATTAAAGATACTGGAGCCAAATTTCTGGTTGTGACATCCTCTTAAGGCCCATCATACAGGATAAATTGgcagtttaatttaaaaacaataatttaggaaatgttgataaattaagtttttttattcaacgaaacaaaaaaatacagctcTGTTCCAAACCAATTCAAAATGGTTTGAGCTAGACTGAAGTAATTTGTCCTAATTATGTAAGACAGTGGGCCTTAGATTAAAACGTCGTGATTCTGATGGTTTATAATTCTACATGTTAATATATAACTTTATAAGATTAACAAATTGTAGGTACATCTGTAGtttgtacttacttatttagttGATTGTTTGTTCATATTGATCTCTGCTCTCGTCTGAATGCTAAACTAAACTACAGTCGTTTAGTTACAGGAGCAGGTATCTCTATCGGTAGCGGTCGGTCCGCGTGAGAAGAGAACATACCTACAGGCAGTACCTGTACCTGTACCTGTTGGCTACAGCtctaatgttatgttatgttatgttaggTATGGTATGGATGATGTAAACGCGTTGTATAtggtgtgtggtgtgtgtgcAGGCGCAACGAGTCGCTGTCGGTGATCACGCAGGACTCGATGACGGTGGAGGACGTGGAGGCGCTGCTCAAGGAGACGGAGCACAACGGCTACCCCGTCGTCGTCTCCAAGGAGTCGCAGTACCTCGTCGGCTTCGTGTTGCGCAGGGATCTCAATCTCGCCATGGGTACTATACGCTTTCTTTATTTCAGACTCTATGCTCCTTCATTAGTTACAACGTAGCGGTTTCacaaaaatgcccaatatgTATGCCCATAGTAAGGTGTATTCGGGCAATTCCGAAAGGACAAACACTAAAACAGTGGCGGATAATTCGAAAAGGGACTCTTATTACAACGGAATATGACTGACTTTTAAATCATTTTCGGGAttatcaaattttcgtaattaCCCGAATACGCCTTACACTTGTACCTAAGcatatcaaaaagaagtacgaaacagactattcccaacttttcaaatactgtaatttactcccagttcaaaatatgtgtaaactagccatactaacagaagaatatcaccatgttactaaactaaaagaacacaaaagatgtacaaaactaagaagtctacagaaccaaaacaaatattgtatacccaaatataacaacatatatggcactaggctgtacacatatatattacctaaaatattgaatgatctgccagaagttgtttgtgctaaatatttaaatggtaaacatataaaaaagtcgttaaaatgcacttattaaaaactaacgacacaagctatgtatactaagaatcatatttatgatgatataggatataggatataatattgtttttctttatgttattctcgaactccccatcggcacacaaacctccataaggttttgcctacgatgggtcttgtaatgatctaaaaaactgtaatttgcttccttattcaataaataaataaataaaaaatgtacagtcaagaCTATAAACATCGATGCGAACAATTTACCAAAATTACCGTACACTATTCTGCACGACTGAATTATGCTTTATGATTTCATAATCCCAAATGTCAAAatatgtacagtgagctgcgaaattgcatggagaaattatgaatggaattcattgaTTACGGCGGCGGCCATGGCGTCCAAGTGGGTGGGCGACGCGCTCGGCAGGCAGGGCATCTACGACGCGCACATCGCGTGATTTATTCATTACGGCTAATGGTGCcggtaaaataatgaatgcaccATCAAATGGGTAGCAGTAGCACAattagcacatcgtaactggtgaacttccaatatgacttggaagcttggaactccggtggtcatttaagaagtgtaacgctcttacggtagatgtcgctagggtcccctagacacATATAGTGgcaagatttgctgactatggatgaggtcttggtggctcagttggcagagcgctggagtatcgatccagagtccgtgagttcaagtctctcacgcaaggcagtaatttttccacttttaaatttattctaagcttaatagcatcgtttgcagacgtttctgctccttaaaaataatttacctcaATAATGATCATACTActaactaaaaactaaactgcATATACCTACTACGATAAAGAACCAACTACCTTATAAAAACTACAGATTCTACAGATCCATTATTctccattaaaaataaaagagaatCACAGTTatcttttacatttatttaaatggtACAATACGGTACGAGCGAAAGCACAAAGTTCCCGCAACTGACGAAACCATCACCGTCACATCACTAGTCGTTAACGTGAAAGAGATAGCACATTGCATTTTCTAGTTGACGAAAAGGGACGGGCATACTTCGCCGCTGCTCAGTACAACCATATTGACCAGTATAAAATGAACCCCGCGGACAAGAACcaattttcaattaaataatgAATTTGACTTTCCTGTGGAATGTTATTATAAATCTGTTTTGTAAGTAGAAGCCTTAGATGACTTGCCACACCATTTTACACTGCAATATCCCATGATTTCCCAATGAGTGAAATATTTAACGATTTATTTTCGTAGACACGCGCACACTGTTAACAGGTCGTGAATTTGGACTTGGACGCAACTAATCGGAGCGGCGCGCGAGCATTATTTTATAAGCGCTATTGGTGGTGCACGAGTACGAGTGGTGACCGCTAGTCGTCCTATAAGCTCTTTCTATTGGTGGTGCACGAGTACGAGTGGTGACCGCTAGTCGTCCTATAAGCTCTTTCTATTGGTGGTGCACGAGTACGAGTGGTAACCGCTAGTCGTCCTATAAGCTCTTTCTATTGGTGGTGCACGAGTACGAGTGGTAACCGCTAGTCGTCCTATAAGCTCTTTCTATTGGTGGTGCACGAGTACGAGTGGTGACCGCTAGTCGTCCTATAAGCTCTTTCTATTGGTGGTGCACGAGTACGAGTGGTAACCGCTAGTCGTCCTATAAGCTCTTTCTATTAGTGGTGCACGAGTACGAGTAGTGACCGCTAGTCGTCTTATAAGCTCTTTCTATTGGTGGTGCACGAGTACGAGTGGTGACCGCTAGTCGTCCTATAAGCTCTTTCTATTGGTGGTGCACGAGTACGAGTGGTGACCGCTAGTCGTCCTATAAGCTCTTTCTATAGGGGTTGGTCTGTGTaatcaatacaataaatatttaacttccCATACAACCAATTTGATTTTTCCGCCGTTTTTtgagtaatggtacggaacccttcgtgcgcgattccgacccgcacttggccggtttttctgtaAATTTtgctatttgtgttttttacaaAGAGACAAGAAAGAAGAGAGATGTGTTTTTGAGATGAGATATTTTCTACAATAACacaagaataataaaaaaaaccagatTCACAAACCCAAACCATTACCGTAAGCAaccactttaaaattaattgtcACTGACCGGCTCAGTTAAGTAGCATGTCTACAGCAGTAGTTATATTACGatacatcttttttttatagaacATTACTTATGTTTATAAGACCTTTAATGTAACTTGTGTAAttgtgtttgtatgtatgttaaatgTTGTAATAGCCAACGCCCGGCGCATGATGGAGGGCATCACGGGCCAGTCGCTGGTGATGTTCGCgggcagcgcgccgccgccgccggcgggTTCGGGCGCGGGCTCGGGCGCGGCCGGCCACGCACCGCCGCCGCTCAACCTGCACCGCATCCTCGACATGGCGCCCATCACCGTCACCGACCAGACGCCCATGGAGACCGTCGTCGACATGTTCCGCAAACTCGGCCTGCGCCAGACGCTCGTCACGCATAACGGGTCAGTTGATATCTATATACTAATACTGCACTGCACTGCACTGCACTGCACTGCACTCACACCCTGCCGCCGCCAGGCCGCCACCTCGTAACGTAAACACCGCTATACCCTCTACTCGTCGTAGCCCCGGTTGTATGTAATTTATTCAATTGTGcacgttataattttattatgtaattcgttACAGGCGGTTGCTGGGCGTAATCACGAAGAAGGACGTCTTACGCCACGTGAAACAGATGGACAACGAAGATCCTAATTCTGTTTTATTCAATTGATTCAACGTAATTATATAAAGCGACACTCCAACACAACGTGTGACCTGCGAGCATGACCCATATAGTGACAGTAAGATTACTGTTCAGCTACTATTGTCCAACTACGaacataaaaaattgttaaatggtTCCACACAGCagcaaagaaaagaaaaaggctTCGACCCAATGTGAAATCATAGCTGTATgtgttattaaaatactaatCATTGAAAAAAACACATTGGCTTTGTGCGTTAAAGGTGCTCGTGCTCGCCTAAGCGGTTACGGAATGCATCAGTTATTTGGTCCGGATTTCACAGATGTTATGTCTTTGTTTGAACATTTGAGTGCAGAAGAGTTCAAATTATTGCTACATGGAGCGTAACCATTGTTAGAATTGGTTTACCGACGTTGCGCTTAGTACATTACAAAATGATTTGGATACCTCAATTTGGCCAACGTAGGCGTTGTTGGATGTACATGCACATTACTAAATGTAACAGCGTTTATTTCAAatggtttattattattcgggcatctaaaatattaaacagcaaCTTTCcttgggcatataataatataatttggctgtgtactaatattttagcgccaataaatttatattagcctcaaaattaaaaatcctattattaaaaaactggCAGCAAAATCAAGCCACCCTAAAAAGTTATAGGGAACTTGAAGTGATCGGTTGGCGTCTAAAATAATACGTTGGCAACTAATATTGTAAAGcgtatgattatttttttttaaattaaatctacTTGTTCACACCTTAGTATTCATTCATATTGAGCATATCGTTTCAGGTAGTATTCTAATACGAAAGCAgctaaattttatgaatattggtccctttatataataaaacttcGTTTTTATTAAAACGGGTAACAATGTAAAcattataatacatatacagaATACCAAAAATTACCTAATGTTAAGATACCTACATAAGCTCTGAATACcccatttttaaataatttaaacaaccTAGTactttaaattaacaaatttcCTAATCCACAAAACTTACCAGTATAACTATAGTCGAAATTCCTAATCATGAAACACCTAGTGGCCTAGTGgtcttttaatttttaattactaatttcaaTAGTTATTACGGTGTTCTGCCAGAGTCaaaagataggtgcgacgacgagcgaagcgaggaggagtttCTTAGGTTGACCGTGTGTGACCAAACAGCGCGCGGAGCTAAGCGAGCGAAGACAGCGTAGCGTGCCAGAAccgattttatgttttttttaaatgttaatttagaaaaaaaagctttttttgtgttatgttcgtttagttaaaactagttatCAGTGAAATAAATTTATGAACCATTCCATAAACATTATCTTAACCATGACCCAAAGTTTTCTACTCATAGGTTCAATGATTATACGACCACAATAACTTTATAAGGATTCTtctttatattaaaatgacagcTTATGTAATGATTATcgatatacaatatacaaattttgaatgtgtatttaactttatttgctatcaaaatattttaaaagaaaatttttgaattaatagatagccgttttctttttaaaacgtGCTTCATAAATGGTCTCcaatataataattcagttgctaaataaatacttggtacctgcctaaaaataaacaaaagctgTAACGGTATTGAAATACAACTCATATTGATATATTTTAAGGCTCCGTTTTTGTTGCCAATCTATTAATTTTAGTgtccatttctatttttttaaactagccAAATTCGATTTATTATTAGACCGGTAAATACGTGCCATTTTAAATGGGCAAgctatatatgtatagatagaaaCCATTGTATGGCGACAAATCCTTTGAGAAAGCCTACTGGCAGTCTGGAACATGGTTTGTAGCTCCCTTTACAACTTTGTAttatatcattattttattgtctGTAGTTTTAGGaatagtaaatttaaatatatttatattttaagtaaaacattttatttaacagaacAATTCTTATTTTGTACATTTAGCACAATTGAAGTGTGCATATAATTTGCTGACCTAATTATTATTTCcataattgtatattttagtTCTAAAGTCATAATGTGTCAGTCATGCAAACCTCATTATAAGTATAGAAGGCTGCACTTGGAAAACTCGCGGAACTTTATCGAAATGAAATACGTCTGTTCGCTGTCTT
The Cydia strobilella chromosome Z, ilCydStro3.1, whole genome shotgun sequence genome window above contains:
- the LOC134754199 gene encoding H(+)/Cl(-) exchange transporter 5 isoform X5; this translates as MESRQFADEDTEPLVVERDPEWDAVIFSGMQVGDEDIPGIGQYDDFHTIDWQRDIARDRMRHRYIVKKRQDSIWDLIKGAHDAWSGWVCVLLVGVCTGVVAGVIDIGASWMTDLKFGICPQAFWFNQEQCCWSDNETTFDHGNCSQWVTWPELLGGSRDGPGAYIISYLFYIVWCLIFAALSASLVRMFAPYACGSGIPEIKTILSGFIIRGYLGKWTLIIKVVGLILSVSSGLSLGKEGPMVHIASCLGNILSYLFPKYGRNEAKKREILSAAAAAGVSVAFGAPIGGVLFSLEEVSYYFPLKTLWRSFFCALIAAFILRSINPFGNEHSVLFFVEYNKPWIFFELIPFVGLGIIGGCIATIFIKANLYWCRYRKYSKLGQYPVTEVLAVTLVTAVIAYPNRYTRMNTSQLIYLLFNQCGISNSDPLCDYNRNFTDVNSAIEKAAAGPGVYQAIWLLFLALVVKLVMTVFTFGIKVPCGLFIPSLALGAIAGRIVGIGVEQLAYKYSKIWLFSGECSTGDDCITPGLYAMVGAAAVLGGVTRMTVSLVVIMFELTGGVRYIVPLMAAAMASKWVGDALGRQGIYDAHIALNGYPFLDSKDEFQHTSLAADVMQPKRNESLSVITQDSMTVEDVEALLKETEHNGYPVVVSKESQYLVGFVLRRDLNLAMANARRMMEGITGQSLVMFAGSAPPPPAGSGAGSGAAGHAPPPLNLHRILDMAPITVTDQTPMETVVDMFRKLGLRQTLVTHNGRLLGVITKKDVLRHVKQMDNEDPNSVLFN
- the LOC134754199 gene encoding H(+)/Cl(-) exchange transporter 5 isoform X1, coding for MERFPLKSTTPKMTTTYQSVYKKGSSGRNGAGQGAGGADELVEIAATTRPAHGDSAPTSHGTFQLYEHGARTNQPDNTPNSCIAQYFGESTGDAVIFSGMQVGDEDIPGIGQYDDFHTIDWQRDIARDRMRHRYIVKKRQDSIWDLIKGAHDAWSGWVCVLLVGVCTGVVAGVIDIGASWMTDLKFGICPQAFWFNQEQCCWSDNETTFDHGNCSQWVTWPELLGGSRDGPGAYIISYLFYIVWCLIFAALSASLVRMFAPYACGSGIPEIKTILSGFIIRGYLGKWTLIIKVVGLILSVSSGLSLGKEGPMVHIASCLGNILSYLFPKYGRNEAKKREILSAAAAAGVSVAFGAPIGGVLFSLEEVSYYFPLKTLWRSFFCALIAAFILRSINPFGNEHSVLFFVEYNKPWIFFELIPFVGLGIIGGCIATIFIKANLYWCRYRKYSKLGQYPVTEVLAVTLVTAVIAYPNRYTRMNTSQLIYLLFNQCGISNSDPLCDYNRNFTDVNSAIEKAAAGPGVYQAIWLLFLALVVKLVMTVFTFGIKVPCGLFIPSLALGAIAGRIVGIGVEQLAYKYSKIWLFSGECSTGDDCITPGLYAMVGAAAVLGGVTRMTVSLVVIMFELTGGVRYIVPLMAAAMASKWVGDALGRQGIYDAHIALNGYPFLDSKDEFQHTSLAADVMQPKRNESLSVITQDSMTVEDVEALLKETEHNGYPVVVSKESQYLVGFVLRRDLNLAMANARRMMEGITGQSLVMFAGSAPPPPAGSGAGSGAAGHAPPPLNLHRILDMAPITVTDQTPMETVVDMFRKLGLRQTLVTHNGRLLGVITKKDVLRHVKQMDNEDPNSVLFN
- the LOC134754199 gene encoding H(+)/Cl(-) exchange transporter 5 isoform X2 → MERFPLKSTTPKMTTTYQSVYKKGSSGRNGAGQGAGGADELVEIAATTRPAHGDSAPTSHGTFQLYEHGARTNQPDNTPNSCIAQYFGESTGDAVIFSGMQGDEDIPGIGQYDDFHTIDWQRDIARDRMRHRYIVKKRQDSIWDLIKGAHDAWSGWVCVLLVGVCTGVVAGVIDIGASWMTDLKFGICPQAFWFNQEQCCWSDNETTFDHGNCSQWVTWPELLGGSRDGPGAYIISYLFYIVWCLIFAALSASLVRMFAPYACGSGIPEIKTILSGFIIRGYLGKWTLIIKVVGLILSVSSGLSLGKEGPMVHIASCLGNILSYLFPKYGRNEAKKREILSAAAAAGVSVAFGAPIGGVLFSLEEVSYYFPLKTLWRSFFCALIAAFILRSINPFGNEHSVLFFVEYNKPWIFFELIPFVGLGIIGGCIATIFIKANLYWCRYRKYSKLGQYPVTEVLAVTLVTAVIAYPNRYTRMNTSQLIYLLFNQCGISNSDPLCDYNRNFTDVNSAIEKAAAGPGVYQAIWLLFLALVVKLVMTVFTFGIKVPCGLFIPSLALGAIAGRIVGIGVEQLAYKYSKIWLFSGECSTGDDCITPGLYAMVGAAAVLGGVTRMTVSLVVIMFELTGGVRYIVPLMAAAMASKWVGDALGRQGIYDAHIALNGYPFLDSKDEFQHTSLAADVMQPKRNESLSVITQDSMTVEDVEALLKETEHNGYPVVVSKESQYLVGFVLRRDLNLAMANARRMMEGITGQSLVMFAGSAPPPPAGSGAGSGAAGHAPPPLNLHRILDMAPITVTDQTPMETVVDMFRKLGLRQTLVTHNGRLLGVITKKDVLRHVKQMDNEDPNSVLFN
- the LOC134754199 gene encoding H(+)/Cl(-) exchange transporter 5 isoform X4, with product MERFPLKSTTPKMTTTYQSVYKKGSSGRNGAGQGAGGADELVEIAATTRPAHGDSAPTSHGTFQLYEHGARTNQPDNTPNWDAVIFSGMQGDEDIPGIGQYDDFHTIDWQRDIARDRMRHRYIVKKRQDSIWDLIKGAHDAWSGWVCVLLVGVCTGVVAGVIDIGASWMTDLKFGICPQAFWFNQEQCCWSDNETTFDHGNCSQWVTWPELLGGSRDGPGAYIISYLFYIVWCLIFAALSASLVRMFAPYACGSGIPEIKTILSGFIIRGYLGKWTLIIKVVGLILSVSSGLSLGKEGPMVHIASCLGNILSYLFPKYGRNEAKKREILSAAAAAGVSVAFGAPIGGVLFSLEEVSYYFPLKTLWRSFFCALIAAFILRSINPFGNEHSVLFFVEYNKPWIFFELIPFVGLGIIGGCIATIFIKANLYWCRYRKYSKLGQYPVTEVLAVTLVTAVIAYPNRYTRMNTSQLIYLLFNQCGISNSDPLCDYNRNFTDVNSAIEKAAAGPGVYQAIWLLFLALVVKLVMTVFTFGIKVPCGLFIPSLALGAIAGRIVGIGVEQLAYKYSKIWLFSGECSTGDDCITPGLYAMVGAAAVLGGVTRMTVSLVVIMFELTGGVRYIVPLMAAAMASKWVGDALGRQGIYDAHIALNGYPFLDSKDEFQHTSLAADVMQPKRNESLSVITQDSMTVEDVEALLKETEHNGYPVVVSKESQYLVGFVLRRDLNLAMANARRMMEGITGQSLVMFAGSAPPPPAGSGAGSGAAGHAPPPLNLHRILDMAPITVTDQTPMETVVDMFRKLGLRQTLVTHNGRLLGVITKKDVLRHVKQMDNEDPNSVLFN
- the LOC134754199 gene encoding H(+)/Cl(-) exchange transporter 5 isoform X3; this translates as MERFPLKSTTPKMTTTYQSVYKKGSSGRNGAGQGAGGADELVEIAATTRPAHGDSAPTSHGTFQLYEHGARTNQPDNTPNWDAVIFSGMQVGDEDIPGIGQYDDFHTIDWQRDIARDRMRHRYIVKKRQDSIWDLIKGAHDAWSGWVCVLLVGVCTGVVAGVIDIGASWMTDLKFGICPQAFWFNQEQCCWSDNETTFDHGNCSQWVTWPELLGGSRDGPGAYIISYLFYIVWCLIFAALSASLVRMFAPYACGSGIPEIKTILSGFIIRGYLGKWTLIIKVVGLILSVSSGLSLGKEGPMVHIASCLGNILSYLFPKYGRNEAKKREILSAAAAAGVSVAFGAPIGGVLFSLEEVSYYFPLKTLWRSFFCALIAAFILRSINPFGNEHSVLFFVEYNKPWIFFELIPFVGLGIIGGCIATIFIKANLYWCRYRKYSKLGQYPVTEVLAVTLVTAVIAYPNRYTRMNTSQLIYLLFNQCGISNSDPLCDYNRNFTDVNSAIEKAAAGPGVYQAIWLLFLALVVKLVMTVFTFGIKVPCGLFIPSLALGAIAGRIVGIGVEQLAYKYSKIWLFSGECSTGDDCITPGLYAMVGAAAVLGGVTRMTVSLVVIMFELTGGVRYIVPLMAAAMASKWVGDALGRQGIYDAHIALNGYPFLDSKDEFQHTSLAADVMQPKRNESLSVITQDSMTVEDVEALLKETEHNGYPVVVSKESQYLVGFVLRRDLNLAMANARRMMEGITGQSLVMFAGSAPPPPAGSGAGSGAAGHAPPPLNLHRILDMAPITVTDQTPMETVVDMFRKLGLRQTLVTHNGRLLGVITKKDVLRHVKQMDNEDPNSVLFN